TGCTTTTGAAGGCAGTCTGGGAATTGTAATAAATTCCTTCCTGAGAAGTCACTGGCCCCATGAACAAAAGAGAACATTGCTTTAGGCCATTAAAGTTGGCACAGAACACAAAGTATTCTAGGGCACAGagcaggagggggggaaaatcacTCATCCTTAGTCCAAGGTTCAAGGGATTTTTTCCAACAACCACCTGTTATATATAAAGGATGACATATGTTATAAATTGCTGAGCATTGTATTGTACTGTACTATATATCATTCTGTTATTCCAAGACACTTTCTTAGTTCAGCTGCCTTTTTTTCCATCTGTTgaatgttccagtgccactgtctTCTGTTCGACTGGAGTTTGTTCAGTTGACAATGCAAACGTTTTAGAATAGCATCACTTCTTTTATTCTGTACCtaataaaatagaataaataCATCTGAGGGCTGTTTGCAGGTAACACATGAAACACAAAGATTCAGACTAATGTAGCTGGCAGGGCTCTACGGTCAGGAAAGCTGCACTGCTCTGACAAACGTTGATTTGTACAGAAAAGACTATAGACGATACAAAGAGTAGAGGGTGAAGATACTTTTTAATTCCTCAAAAACTGGATTTGACTGTAACTTAGGTTACTAGAGAAATAAGTTAGATCAGCgggtctcaaactgtgggtcaggaccccaaagtgggtcatggcCCTATTTTAATAGGGCCGCCAGGCCCAGCATTAGATATGCAGGGACCCAGCGCTAAAGCTGaagccctagttccagcaccacctgggggggacagggctcaggctgtggccccctctccaccccaccccgggcaccagggcttgggctgtagtaactttgttgtcagaaggggctcatggtgcaatgaagtttgggaACGCCTGAGTTAGATGATCTCTTTATAGTCTCCAATATTCATATTATACAACCAACCAAATGCTTTGCTGACTTTGGCCTAGGAGTTCTCCATCCAAACACCTCATAGACCAAGGCATTTGCCTTGTGGAACTTTCTCAACTTTTAACCAAAAAAAGGATATCCTcaaaggggatgtgtgtgtgtgtgtgtgtgtgtgtgtgcgtgctttGTGTtttagggtggttttttttcagATTCCCCTTTCCTCTGAGACCTACAGAGCTCACAATCCAAATAACTTAAAGAAAATGGAAAGTAACCCCAGGATCAGAGTTAATCTTCAGCCCGCAACAGTCATAAATTAGATATTAACTGACTGGAATATAAAgggcattaattacatttattCTGATAACCTAATGTTTTACAAAGTGCTTTCAGATGACCTAAAACTCCTCCTCTATCTTTCTCAGACGGATTTTGTCATGATAATAAAGTCTGTTTTCAGATGCCGAAGAACAGAGAGTTGACCTAGGGTCTTAAAATGGTTGTGTTTTAGTTTTCAGTTTAAGAATTTTCTCCTGTTCCTTGTAATCTGAAAAaattcccctctctcccttccatATTGTAGTGCTCTATTGAGCTAGTCTCAAATCTGTTCAAAACCTTTATATTATCAGGCTTTGAATCAGATCATTACATTTTATGGCATTTAATTTGCCTAACGAGACAAAGGATATGAAAGTCTGAGGCTCAACACCTCTCAGATGTACTTTTGAATATCACTCAACTATTTAAACAGATAACTTCATAACGATTAATAATACTGTCTGGGCAGATAGCAAATTACGAGTAGTTGTGCTCTCTCTACTTTACAACCAGCTCAAATTTTGAAGGTGCTCAGGAAGGCCATTTTCTTGGTGCAATTGATTCTTCCATTGGTTAGATATCAGGTACCATAGGGCAAGCAATGAACAGTCAAGACAGAAACAAGTAGTAAACTGTTTTAGGTAAATTGTGCATACTATCCCATTGCAGActcttttttaaaattcccaatATTACCTCCTTTCCCCAAACATCTTAAACTTGACACCTATAAAGAGCAACTTCTAGAAACAGCAAGTGTTACAAGTTCAGCAATCTCTTCATTCACTTTCAGAAGAAGGCAAAAGAGAAGTGATCGACATTATTCTAAGATCTCATGGGTGAATTCCTTCCTAGAATGTTGCGGAAGAAAATGCTGATGACTAAAATGTTTCCCTTGCTCTCAAAAATTCAAATATCAGCTCTCAAGGTTAGATGAGTTCTACCAATATTAAATATTCTTCAGGATTTGAGTCTAATGGTGTTATCATTGGTTAATGTATATGCTTGGATATGTAGCAACCTgtttagtaaaatattttacaacttcagctacaataTGTCTATTCTGTCATATGACTGTAATTATATTCTAGTCAAATAACTCTAAACCTTACCTCAATCTCTTTTCTAAGTTTAGCATGCACATTTTTCTCTTCTTCAAgcaattttttcttttcattgatAGACTCTTTTACCATAGTAACTTCCTCTATTAAATGTGTAATTTCTTCCTGAAGATACAAgtaggaattaaaaacaaaaaaaacccaaacctcatTTGTAAAACAAAGATAACTCTAGTACAAATGGTTTACCTTCTGTAATGTCATTTTAACAATCTGTTTGCATAAGCATTGACTTTAGCTAAAGAAATAAGTTCAACAATTTAAAAGTTTGACTTAAATATACTTCCTGCCTACCTAGCAAATCATATGTATTGATATAGTTACAAAAACTACACAGTAATATTGCTCAGGGACATGACTACAGCTACAGGGATGCAACAATTTGAATTTATCTAGCACACTATTGCAAAAGTATTTAGAAGTGTGCATATATACAAGACTAATAGTCAACTTTAAAAATTCAGTCATGGGGAATAATGTGCATAATATGTGAACTACATTCTCCTCCCATGTGAAATCTAATGCTAATGGAATTATGGCTATTCTGTTTATCAAAGTGTAAGCagggaatgagctctcccctgacatctagtgatgagctgggggaaaaagACTTGAGGACCccactgtatttacatgaacacacctattATGCCTCGGTATTCAGCAGACAAACTgtgttgccaaagtgatcaattttggctggtgttgggttacaaatcactttagcatTGAGTGCAGGGGTAAAgaaatgttatccttattgtaacggacagcagaactgtgcttagcacgTGCTGATTGAGGgagtcaccctcaactgaactgcacttgCTAAGCAGCGGATAGAGATGCCAAATCTCAAtgaaaggggagagggagtggggacAGTTGTTCTTACTGGTGGTGTGGGTTCTTTCTAAGTGTCTTAGATGCTATTtgacactcccctccccactttttaaagacagagctgattaaatTCAGTTGAGAGTCTTTTGATTTTTTAAGCGATTGCTACAGCTGAAGTCTCTGAAAACCAGTTCTAAATGCTAatccttaggccaggtctacactacagtggcacagttgtgCCCATgctgcattttaagtgtagacctgctcttagacctgctgtggggcagcattTCAGCAAAACAGCCTGCAGTAGCTGTGAGATTCCCCATGAAttactgaaatcactgagagctgggttagGTGGTGGGACCTCAAGACATAGTGTCTCAGAGGTTACAGCAGAGCTACAGGTGGCAGCAGAGAAAGCGATGGTGTAGCGGCCAATGGGGGTAGAGCGAACGGCAGTGCAGTGACGGCAGCGGGCAGGGATACAGAGCGAACGGCGGCAGCTGTGAGCCAATTGCAGCGGCTATGGCTCTAGGTCTTTGCTGAAAAAAGACAGCAACTgcgagtggggtgcagtggagggagaggggagtggcttGTTAAAGGAACACTTGTTTGTGGGACTTTCACACTGTCAGGTGAGAACCTGGGGCGAAGGACACTGCCCAGTGTACTCTGGGGTGGGATGATCACATGATCACCTGCTTTTGAatatggttgtggtgttttcccaaactaatgcttggctccttttcccttttaataaaagttcttGTTTGTTATACATAGATTCAGTGCTTGTGACTGCGGACGTATTGCCTCTTAAAGGCGCCTGGAGGTGGTGTtcaattttcccagattactgggtgggggttCAAGCCAGTTCTGTTTTATAGCGTTAAGATAAACCCCTAAATagtgaacctggcccttgttgctgccgactCCACCTGGTAGAAGGGTCACATTTGTAAATGGATTTACATGTAATAAATCATTTCTCATTTATTGTAATTTTCTATGATAATGCTCAAATAGCAATGTCGCCTACATAACTAAATGATTTCTAATAAAAAAACTGGTTTCTATACAGAGTTCATTCTCAGAGAAGAAAGAGGGGATTACAACAAGATAAAACCTTCATTCTACATAGGCTTTTTATTGTAGAAAAGCCACATGGAATTTAAAGTATATGCAATCACAAGCCAAAGAATGAAAGCAGAACAATTAATAGGGTATACAGGCAGCAAACAGTCAGCATATCTTCCATGTTCCTCTTTATAGCACCAGATGTGAATATAGAtgtatatatacatttacataaaCCTTAAATTCTAAGGTTcactgcggttcgccgtcccaggccaatgggggctgcaggaagcggcgcgagcaagggatgtgctggccgcggcttcccgccgcccccattggcctgggacggcgaactgcggccagtgggagccgcgatcggccgaacctgccgacgcggcaggtaaacaaactggcccggcccgccagggtgcttaccctggcgagcagcatgccagaggttgccaacccctgctatagtGCATATAATCACTTGATCACCTATGTAATATACACTTTTGCCACTAtagatcttggggggggggggcgtacagATTATGGCATATTTGAACAATTGTAAAAGTTCAATGCCATTTATGTAAGAAAGAGACACTAAACCCTGAACAAACTTAGCCCTTACATAAGCAAGTGCAACCCCATTGTAGTCAGTATGAGACATAACCTTCCTATGACAAGTCTTAATTTTGTCCATTAATCTTGTTGCAAGACTTGGTTTATTATGataatttgtttttttcagtctGAGAGCTGTAGGTTTAATCTAATCTCACATTACTGTTATAGTAGTGTAACTCCATTCTCCAGtgaagttacttctgatttagtCCAGTGTAAATTACATCAGAATTAGACTCTGTGATTCTAAGACAATTTCAAATATGAAGTTACTTCGTTTTCCTCTATAGCTGTACATTTTTTCAGCTCAGACTGCTTTAACTTTTACAAATTTAATAAAGCattaaaattacacacacacacacacaattgctgGAGATTATACATATCAAAATTGAtgttttttctccttctcccttcttctgtcatcttttctcaccccttcaccttctgtTCTCACATAGCTCAAGTACAATTTGTTACCAACTAAACACGGTGCTGTTCGCTGACAGTAGTAATGTAGTAACATTTACAGGGATATACAGTGTGTATTCTGAAAAGTGTATATGTAGGTTTATCCAAGACCTTGCAGTATCCTACAAATAACAGTGGAGGCAACTGATGCATTTTAGCTGACAGCACTGTAGTTTTTTCACAGCCAAGTTAATGTTGTTATATCAGGTGAACTTAGCTTTTGGAATCAAACATCAAGAATAGTGGCTGGTACCATTTTTACTATAAACTAAGATCACCATTTACTCTATCTAGCTTGGGCAATGAACCCAGATATTACACGTTTCCACACACCATAGCAAGCACTGCAAAGCTAGACcagattattatttaaaattgtaaaatatttttgtacACAATAGGAAAGGTATCTAGAAACAGAAACATCTGACCTGCACTTGTTTTATAACTAGTCCTTCAGGATTCTGGAGGTCATTCATTAAttcttctttctttgtctttAGTTCTTTAACCATGTCTTGTTTTTTAACAAGTTCGAGCATAACTGGCATTTTGCTTTCTGCTTCCCAATAACGCTCTTTATGAGCCATTATTTTCTCATGATATGCACCATTTCTTGCAAGCATCATCTCAAATTCTTCTTGTGCTGCTTCCGTGTCAAGTTTCAGCTTTATCTTTTCAGCATATAGGGATCTGACTTGGGACTCCAGACTTTCACAGTGATATTTTGTAGTTTCTATGTCATCATCTTGCTGATAAATTTGCCTTTCTGTTGCCTTTGTTTCTAATAAAGCAGACTCCATTTGTTTTTCAAGTTCTTGAAGCTCAGCCTGTAAAATATTGTAATATTCTCCTATCAGTGGAAAGCCAATGTTTGGGAGTATAGCAGCAAGCTATTGAAACAATATCATCTACATTTAGTTAACAGAATTCGTTCTTTTCATTTAATACAGAACACACAATAAAGAAATCTATGCAACTTAAAAATAGTTTGAATAGAAGAGATCACTAGAGTTCCATTTCCTAAAATCATCACCAAGAGACATGATAGGTGATAATATCTGAGGCTTTATCGGATTGGTCTTAAAGATAAGTGTACATGAAATTTGTTATCTTTCAAATGGGTTCAGTTTCCTCATATTCAGATGATGTATAGTGGGATGTGTCAGAGACCCTAACCGTATCAGTCTCCCTAATGTTTTATCTAAACTAGGAGTTTAGGCCAAACTAAAGTCGACTGCTTTTCCTATTGCAGATGCGGGGTAAAATCAGGAGACAACAGACTAAAACCAAGGTAAAGGTGTCACTCTGCATCTATATTAGGAAAAGTGGCTGAGTTAATTGGGTTTAGCTAACTCAATTCGATCTAGGTTCTTACACTGctctcatcaccataatatctgagggCCTTCCAATAATACATTAAGTGACATGAATAACATCTGTCAGGTGTAGTTTGTTCTCTCTTTCTCATGTTCTCCCGAGGGGGAGAATTGCATGTGCAGTGtaaagtttttgtgtgtgttttttttggtttaggtatggagttttgtaaaaatgtaTGGGCTGCTATGTGTTTATTTTAGGTCAAGGAAGTATGCCTTTCACTTGCAGTGGGAGGTagtgatggtccttagtttctGTCAACTTATGTTAACTCACATCTTCCTAGCATCAACCACTTTTTCCTAGTCTAGATAAGCCTAAATCTTGTGATCTCCAGGACTTTTAGAAGGTATTTGACTTAGTACCACCTGACATTCCGAGGAAAAAAATAGCAATATACAAAATCACATATTAAATTGATCAAAAACTGGCTAAGTGATTCATCTAAAAAGTAGTTTTAAATGGTGAATTGTCATCCAATGGCTCATCTCTAATGAGATACAACAGGGATCTGCTCTGGGCCCAATGCTATTCAATCTCTTTATCAgtaatctggaagaaaatataaaatcatcactggtaaagTTTGTTGATGACACAATAATTGGAGGAGAGGTAAATGATGATAAAGACAGATTTCTATAGAGAGATCTCTACAGAGAGATCTCAATTTTGTGGTAAGCTGGGCTTACTCgatcaaaatgttttaatatagctaaatgcaTGGTCATACATTTAGGAACCAAGAATGTAGGGCACATTAATAGGACTATGGGCTGTATTTTGGAAGGCTCAGAAATGGATTTAAGGGTCATGAGGACAACCAACTAAACACTAACTCACCTTGCAATGCAGATGCTAAGAGAGCAAATATGATTCTTAGAAGTATAtgcaggggaatatcaagtaggagcaTGGTATTAACACCATACACAACATTAGAGAGActattactggaatactgtgtcc
The Emys orbicularis isolate rEmyOrb1 chromosome 1, rEmyOrb1.hap1, whole genome shotgun sequence DNA segment above includes these coding regions:
- the CCDC122 gene encoding coiled-coil domain-containing protein 122 — protein: MAKQNSPSLVEVVKQVAEQQHSQASEIEKSKIVLSQLQAELQELEKQMESALLETKATERQIYQQDDDIETTKYHCESLESQVRSLYAEKIKLKLDTEAAQEEFEMMLARNGAYHEKIMAHKERYWEAESKMPVMLELVKKQDMVKELKTKKEELMNDLQNPEGLVIKQVQEEITHLIEEVTMVKESINEKKKLLEEEKNVHAKLRKEIEVQNKRSDAILKRLHCQLNKLQSNRRQWHWNIQQMEKKAAELRKCLGITE